In Halobaculum magnesiiphilum, the following proteins share a genomic window:
- a CDS encoding DUF7091 family protein encodes MGDRLRRVLRQQARKAGREYARSKRAYHEGREWGENHADEFDLPTDDEDRARIVCRRYAEKRRVAVNADGEPACFEAGHPDCDGCAEDVREGRVQTW; translated from the coding sequence CTGGGCGACAGGCTCCGGCGGGTGCTGCGCCAGCAGGCGCGCAAGGCCGGCCGCGAGTACGCGCGCAGCAAGCGTGCCTACCACGAGGGGCGCGAGTGGGGGGAGAACCACGCCGACGAGTTCGACCTCCCGACCGACGACGAGGACCGCGCGCGGATCGTCTGTCGCCGGTACGCCGAGAAGCGTCGGGTCGCGGTGAACGCCGACGGCGAGCCGGCGTGTTTCGAGGCCGGTCACCCGGACTGTGATGGGTGTGCCGAGGACGTGCGGGAGGGGCGTGTACAGACGTGGTAA
- a CDS encoding ribbon-helix-helix protein, CopG family has product MGSKNKTVSFRVNEDAFEALREIADERDLSLSAVFRDYVDTLVAHDGQVEVVPENRVEEADADGESFPPTVEVPKSFVREHERLELEAEHLREQLDEYKAFVTYLQDKLAEADDGEEVVFLEELDGDRERDDDEPYQLG; this is encoded by the coding sequence ATGGGGAGCAAGAACAAGACGGTCTCGTTCCGCGTCAACGAGGACGCGTTCGAGGCGCTGCGCGAGATCGCCGACGAGCGCGACCTGTCGCTGTCGGCGGTGTTCCGCGACTACGTGGACACCCTCGTCGCCCATGACGGGCAGGTGGAGGTCGTCCCCGAGAACCGCGTCGAGGAGGCAGACGCCGACGGGGAGTCGTTCCCGCCGACGGTGGAGGTGCCCAAGAGCTTCGTGCGCGAACACGAGCGGTTGGAGCTGGAGGCCGAACACCTCCGCGAACAGCTGGACGAGTACAAGGCGTTCGTCACGTACCTGCAGGACAAGTTGGCTGAGGCCGACGACGGCGAGGAGGTGGTGTTCCTGGAGGAACTCGACGGGGACCGCGAACGCGACGACGACGAGCCGTACCAGCTCGGGTGA
- a CDS encoding response regulator, which translates to MTSPGATEPLRVLHAEDDDALADVVALALEREAWVDSVVRVPDAEAALAALDREPYDCLLSDLEMPGLSGLELYERVRETHPSLPFVLFTGRPRAVRRGDAPPTYEKGGADALGSLSRGLYRLCVARGAALAAPTPGDPSAPARPDAMFYRCRRAPGWPAEVVGPGVTVLLGYEPEAFERGELTYAEDVVHPEDRQWTHDAMEASLSAGDPFEFTYRARRADGDVIRVWERGRGVPGGDAADGDAFVEGFVLPLGGDE; encoded by the coding sequence ATGACCTCCCCCGGTGCGACGGAGCCGCTGCGGGTCCTCCACGCCGAGGACGACGACGCCCTCGCCGACGTCGTCGCGCTCGCGCTCGAACGCGAGGCGTGGGTCGATTCGGTCGTCCGGGTCCCCGACGCGGAGGCGGCGCTGGCGGCGCTCGATCGCGAGCCGTACGACTGTCTGCTCAGCGACCTGGAGATGCCGGGGCTGTCCGGACTGGAGCTGTACGAACGGGTCCGCGAGACGCACCCGTCGCTTCCGTTCGTCCTGTTCACGGGGCGCCCGCGGGCCGTGCGGCGGGGCGACGCGCCGCCGACGTACGAGAAGGGCGGCGCGGACGCGCTCGGGTCGCTTTCGCGCGGGCTGTACCGGCTGTGCGTCGCCCGCGGTGCCGCGCTCGCGGCGCCGACGCCCGGGGATCCCTCCGCGCCCGCCCGCCCGGACGCGATGTTCTATCGGTGCCGGCGGGCCCCGGGATGGCCCGCCGAGGTCGTCGGTCCGGGCGTGACCGTGTTGCTGGGCTACGAGCCCGAGGCCTTCGAGCGGGGGGAGCTGACGTACGCCGAGGACGTGGTTCACCCCGAGGACCGCCAGTGGACCCACGACGCGATGGAGGCGTCGCTGTCGGCAGGCGACCCGTTCGAGTTCACCTACCGCGCTCGCCGGGCCGACGGCGACGTCATCCGGGTGTGGGAGCGCGGCCGGGGCGTTCCCGGCGGCGACGCGGCCGACGGGGACGCGTTCGTCGAGGGGTTCGTGCTGCCGCTCGGCGGCGACGAGTGA
- a CDS encoding group I intron-associated PD-(D/E)XK endonuclease, with translation MRSLDEMPSHRKGNYTESVVIAELQRRGIAVSRPIGDNERYDIVIESAEGFRSVQIKTGPVLNGCVYVRGKSQHTNSTGHVYKSYGGEVDLFIVYCHDLETMYLVPGDRVGTAMHLRVEEPKQRDSSINWAEEYEFDERWPDDIAN, from the coding sequence ATGCGTTCGCTAGACGAGATGCCGAGCCATCGGAAGGGGAACTACACGGAGTCCGTCGTCATCGCGGAGCTACAGCGACGTGGCATCGCCGTATCGAGACCGATCGGTGACAACGAACGATACGACATCGTGATCGAATCCGCGGAGGGGTTCCGATCCGTACAGATCAAAACCGGTCCGGTGTTGAACGGCTGCGTGTACGTTCGTGGGAAGTCACAGCACACGAACTCCACCGGACACGTGTACAAGAGCTACGGCGGTGAGGTCGATTTGTTCATCGTGTACTGCCACGATCTGGAGACGATGTATCTCGTTCCGGGCGACCGTGTCGGGACCGCGATGCACCTCCGAGTTGAGGAGCCAAAGCAGCGTGACTCGTCGATAAACTGGGCCGAGGAGTACGAGTTCGACGAGCGCTGGCCCGACGACATCGCGAACTGA
- a CDS encoding cupin domain-containing protein, with protein sequence MAETDATTDGPATDGSTTEPVVQRGGELAMSEVDAGGGMSKGVLIDDADGAPHFAMRRFELAAGAHVPNHTNEVEHEQYVLAGEYTVGLDGEEHTVSAGDALLIPAGVPHWYRNDGDEAAAFICVVPHGDDTIRVLDEE encoded by the coding sequence ATGGCCGAGACCGACGCGACGACGGACGGGCCGGCGACCGACGGATCGACGACGGAGCCGGTGGTACAGCGGGGCGGCGAGCTCGCGATGAGCGAGGTCGACGCCGGCGGGGGGATGTCGAAGGGCGTGCTCATCGACGACGCCGACGGTGCGCCCCACTTCGCGATGCGACGGTTCGAACTCGCGGCCGGCGCTCACGTCCCGAACCACACCAACGAGGTCGAACACGAGCAGTACGTGCTCGCGGGCGAATACACGGTGGGGCTCGACGGCGAGGAGCACACCGTGAGCGCGGGCGACGCGCTGCTCATCCCCGCGGGCGTGCCACACTGGTACCGCAACGACGGCGACGAGGCGGCGGCGTTCATCTGCGTGGTCCCCCACGGCGACGACACGATACGTGTACTGGACGAGGAGTAG
- a CDS encoding replication factor A (Replication protein A protects and stabilize the intermediate ssDNA that is generated by the unwinding action of a DNA helicase at the replication fork. In addition, SSBs prevent the formation of secondary structures by single-stranded template DNA.) → MADLQTHAEEIHEQFSDHLDLTTEEIEERLASLVNEYSVPVDEARRSVVNSYLDEAGLERDEIGSGGAEQALVGDIDEDEQWVDLRVTVADLWDPNHDSIAQVGLLGDESGTIKFVSFSTSELEELEEGKSYALSNVVTDEYQGNYSVKLNRTTTITELDEEIEVGDDSDEVEGALVDIQSGSGLIKRCPEDDCTRVLQNGRCSEHGQVDGEFDLRIKAVLDDGDAVQEVIFNEEATAELTGIGLEEAKEMAQDALDTTVVGEEMADRIVGRYYRVRGPTLGRYVLADDFEELSGADETVDAESLLIRARSL, encoded by the coding sequence ATGGCAGACCTGCAAACCCACGCGGAAGAGATACACGAGCAGTTTTCAGACCACTTGGACCTCACTACCGAGGAGATCGAGGAGCGCCTCGCCTCGCTGGTGAACGAGTACAGCGTCCCCGTCGACGAGGCGCGCCGCAGCGTCGTCAACTCCTACCTCGACGAGGCGGGGCTGGAGCGCGACGAGATCGGCTCCGGCGGCGCCGAACAGGCGCTCGTCGGCGACATCGACGAGGACGAGCAGTGGGTCGACCTTCGCGTGACGGTGGCCGACCTGTGGGACCCCAACCACGATTCCATCGCGCAGGTGGGCCTGCTCGGCGACGAGTCGGGCACGATCAAGTTCGTCTCGTTCTCGACGAGCGAACTGGAGGAACTGGAGGAGGGCAAGAGCTACGCCCTCTCGAACGTCGTCACCGACGAGTACCAGGGCAACTACTCGGTGAAGCTCAACCGGACGACGACGATCACCGAACTCGACGAGGAGATCGAGGTCGGCGACGACAGCGACGAGGTCGAGGGCGCCCTCGTCGACATCCAGTCCGGCTCCGGGCTCATCAAGCGCTGTCCCGAGGACGACTGCACGCGCGTGCTCCAGAACGGCCGCTGCAGCGAGCACGGCCAGGTCGACGGCGAGTTCGACCTCCGGATCAAGGCCGTCCTCGACGACGGCGACGCCGTCCAGGAGGTCATCTTCAACGAGGAGGCCACCGCCGAGCTGACCGGCATCGGCCTCGAGGAGGCCAAGGAGATGGCCCAGGACGCCCTCGACACGACCGTCGTGGGCGAGGAGATGGCCGACCGCATCGTCGGGCGATACTACCGCGTTCGCGGCCCCACGCTGGGCCGGTACGTGCTCGCCGACGACTTCGAGGAACTGTCCGGCGCCGACGAGACGGTCGACGCCGAATCGCTGCTGATCCGCGCGAGGTCCCTGTAA
- a CDS encoding SLC13 family permease yields MLAPEILFVFAVILAALVLFVTEPVPVDITAIGILVALLLSGPASLALANVGLLAEPFELVSVEEGLSGFANPATLTVLAMFVLSEGVRMTGIVQRLGAFIARLTKGDETKQLGATIGVVGPISGLINNTAAVAILLPMVIDLAERGKTSPSKLLLPLSYASMFGGTLTLIGTSTNILASDLYATLAPADVARQFRMFEFLPLGAVLLVVGSIYLLTVGRWLTPARIAPRADLTEEFQMADYLTEVVVREDSPLVGQRVETALSETEFDVDLVQLVRGNRTFLEPFGQKEIRAGDVFAVRTDRATLVDLLDVEGLDLIPEVVDEAELEAAEEAQNLVEVVVAPGSSLVGESLASASFRQRYDATVLALRRGGELVRQRMDHIPLRVGDTLLVQASEPSIERLDANRNFILAREIETHDYRRSRTVVAAGIVALVIGLAAANVLPIVVSALAGALAMVLTGCLKPGEVYEAVEWDVVFLLAGVIPLGIAMQTSGTAGLLADAIVASADVLPPLVLLGSFYVVTALLTNVISNNASVVLMIPVALQVAATLGANPLAFAMAVTFAASTAFMTPVGYQTNLFVYGPGGYRFTDYVRVGAPLQALFAVVTTLGIPVVFGLGL; encoded by the coding sequence GTGCTCGCGCCCGAGATCCTGTTCGTCTTCGCGGTGATCCTCGCGGCGCTCGTGCTGTTCGTCACCGAACCCGTGCCGGTCGACATCACCGCGATCGGCATTCTCGTCGCGCTGTTGCTCTCGGGTCCGGCATCGCTCGCGCTCGCGAACGTCGGGCTGCTCGCCGAGCCGTTCGAACTCGTCTCCGTCGAGGAGGGCCTGTCGGGCTTCGCGAACCCGGCGACGCTGACGGTGCTCGCGATGTTCGTCCTCTCGGAGGGGGTGCGGATGACCGGCATCGTCCAGCGGCTCGGCGCGTTCATCGCCCGACTCACCAAAGGCGACGAGACGAAGCAGTTGGGCGCGACGATCGGCGTCGTCGGCCCGATCTCCGGGCTGATCAACAACACCGCCGCCGTCGCGATCCTCCTCCCGATGGTGATCGACCTGGCCGAGCGCGGGAAGACCTCGCCGTCGAAGCTGCTGCTCCCGTTGAGCTACGCGTCGATGTTCGGCGGGACCCTGACGCTCATCGGCACCTCCACGAACATCCTCGCGTCGGACCTGTACGCGACGCTCGCGCCGGCCGACGTGGCACGGCAGTTCCGGATGTTCGAGTTCCTCCCGCTGGGCGCGGTGCTGCTGGTCGTCGGCTCGATCTACCTGCTCACCGTCGGTCGGTGGCTCACGCCCGCCCGGATCGCGCCGCGCGCGGACCTCACCGAGGAGTTCCAGATGGCCGACTACCTCACCGAGGTCGTCGTCCGCGAGGACTCCCCGCTGGTGGGCCAGCGCGTCGAGACGGCGCTCTCGGAGACGGAGTTCGACGTCGACCTCGTCCAGCTCGTCCGCGGCAACCGGACGTTCCTCGAACCGTTCGGGCAAAAGGAGATCCGCGCGGGCGACGTGTTCGCCGTGCGAACCGACCGGGCGACGCTGGTCGACCTGCTCGACGTGGAGGGCCTCGATCTCATCCCCGAGGTGGTCGACGAGGCGGAGCTGGAGGCCGCCGAGGAGGCACAGAACCTCGTCGAGGTCGTCGTCGCGCCCGGGTCGTCGCTGGTGGGCGAGTCGCTCGCCTCCGCCAGCTTCCGGCAACGCTACGACGCGACCGTGCTGGCGCTGCGGCGCGGCGGCGAGCTGGTTCGACAGCGCATGGATCACATTCCCCTGCGCGTCGGCGACACACTCCTCGTGCAGGCGAGCGAGCCCTCGATCGAACGGCTCGACGCCAACCGGAACTTTATCCTCGCGCGCGAGATCGAGACGCACGACTACCGCCGGTCGAGGACGGTCGTCGCCGCCGGGATCGTCGCGCTCGTGATCGGGCTCGCGGCCGCGAACGTGCTGCCGATCGTCGTCTCGGCGCTCGCGGGGGCGCTCGCGATGGTCCTCACGGGCTGTCTGAAGCCCGGCGAGGTGTACGAGGCCGTCGAGTGGGACGTGGTCTTCCTGCTCGCGGGCGTCATCCCGCTGGGGATCGCGATGCAGACCTCCGGGACCGCGGGGCTGCTGGCGGACGCGATCGTCGCGAGCGCGGACGTGCTCCCGCCGCTGGTGCTGTTGGGTTCGTTCTACGTGGTGACGGCGCTGCTCACGAACGTCATCTCGAACAACGCCAGCGTCGTGCTCATGATCCCCGTCGCCCTGCAGGTCGCGGCGACCCTCGGCGCGAACCCGCTCGCGTTCGCCATGGCGGTGACGTTCGCCGCGTCGACGGCGTTCATGACGCCCGTCGGCTACCAGACGAACCTGTTCGTGTACGGTCCCGGCGGGTACCGCTTCACCGACTACGTGCGCGTTGGCGCGCCGTTGCAGGCGCTGTTCGCGGTGGTGACGACGCTGGGGATCCCGGTCGTGTTCGGACTGGGGCTGTGA
- a CDS encoding DUF5814 domain-containing protein — protein MAITDKIYLKNHRQIASQLDANIPKSAFAGATLDLVFSGEGLSELDETTRDRVLEFAEDFLDCGCDDAPYCGHPERKFVRYLLELRAQGLGPDAIVDVMGDDYMLYAYPGDVLSFLDDAVRTLEATESLAAVEGDEEARERARKARDALAR, from the coding sequence GTGGCTATCACGGACAAGATCTACCTGAAGAACCACCGGCAGATCGCCTCCCAGCTCGACGCCAACATCCCCAAGAGCGCGTTCGCCGGGGCGACGCTGGATCTGGTGTTCTCGGGAGAGGGGCTCTCCGAACTCGACGAGACGACCCGCGACCGGGTGCTGGAGTTCGCCGAGGACTTCCTCGACTGCGGCTGCGACGACGCCCCGTACTGTGGACACCCCGAGCGGAAGTTCGTCCGCTATCTCCTGGAGCTGCGCGCACAGGGGCTCGGCCCCGACGCCATCGTCGACGTGATGGGCGACGACTACATGCTGTACGCCTACCCCGGCGACGTGCTCTCCTTCCTCGACGACGCCGTGCGCACGCTGGAGGCGACGGAGTCGCTCGCGGCCGTCGAGGGCGACGAGGAGGCGAGAGAACGGGCGCGGAAGGCACGGGACGCGCTGGCCCGGTAG
- a CDS encoding DUF7539 family protein has translation MDDTSARRQLVSEVRSQLDGWTDRARVEAYAELFEGDDPILSEEELRLLHAVDSRLELHGGDGVWGTDQYGIHAADGGRSTDALSVVCVYHPQVTSDSVLRGLDDLDDETEERINAALWTYAERVTEHIEDALDEYLDRD, from the coding sequence ATGGACGACACATCCGCTCGCCGACAACTCGTTAGCGAGGTCCGATCCCAGCTCGACGGGTGGACGGACCGCGCCCGCGTCGAGGCGTACGCCGAGCTGTTCGAGGGCGACGACCCGATCCTCTCCGAGGAGGAGCTCCGACTGCTCCACGCGGTCGACTCGCGTCTGGAACTGCACGGCGGCGACGGCGTCTGGGGGACCGACCAGTACGGCATCCACGCGGCCGACGGCGGGCGGTCGACCGACGCGCTCAGCGTCGTCTGCGTGTATCACCCGCAGGTGACGAGCGACTCGGTCCTCCGCGGGCTCGACGACCTCGACGACGAGACCGAAGAACGGATCAACGCGGCGCTGTGGACGTACGCCGAGCGCGTCACGGAGCACATCGAGGACGCGCTCGACGAGTATCTCGACCGGGACTGA
- a CDS encoding RPA family protein — protein MSQSVPTREVARRVFASEYNDASYTFKESDDERAPLYLLLPTGERANRVFIVGTLTEKEDVGEDSEYWRGRIVDPTGTFFTYAGQYQPEAASALRELEPPAYVAVVGKPRTYETDDGSVNVSVRPESITTVDAATRDRWVAETAARTLDRIEAFDDEGNEYARMAREQYDLPVEEYRDAAVAALQSLDDADELEGEAPA, from the coding sequence ATGAGCCAGTCCGTTCCCACCCGAGAGGTCGCACGCCGCGTGTTCGCGAGCGAGTACAACGACGCCAGCTACACCTTCAAGGAGTCCGACGACGAGCGGGCGCCGCTGTACCTCCTGCTCCCGACGGGCGAGCGCGCCAACCGCGTGTTCATCGTCGGCACCCTCACCGAGAAGGAGGACGTCGGCGAGGACAGCGAGTACTGGCGCGGGCGCATCGTCGACCCGACGGGGACGTTCTTCACCTACGCCGGGCAGTACCAGCCCGAGGCCGCGAGCGCGCTCCGCGAGCTGGAGCCGCCCGCGTACGTCGCCGTCGTCGGCAAGCCGCGCACCTACGAGACCGACGACGGCAGCGTGAACGTCTCCGTGCGCCCCGAGTCCATCACGACCGTCGACGCCGCCACGCGCGACCGCTGGGTCGCCGAGACCGCGGCGCGCACGCTGGACCGCATCGAGGCGTTCGACGACGAGGGCAACGAGTACGCGCGGATGGCCCGCGAGCAGTACGACCTCCCCGTCGAGGAGTACCGCGACGCCGCCGTCGCCGCGCTGCAGTCGCTCGACGACGCCGACGAGCTCGAAGGCGAAGCCCCCGCGTAA
- a CDS encoding CBS domain-containing protein → MRGIRVGRVAGIPIQLNWTFLLILPLFAYLIGSQVGEFSGIVADTFGVAIPAEALTAGALPWVLGTAAAVGLFVSVLLHEFGHSLTAMHYGYEIKAITLWLFGGVAQFEEMPEDWKQEFTISIMGPVVSVVLGLAAYAALVGVALPPTVAFVVGYLALMNLVLAAFNMLPGFPMDGGRVLRALLARNRPHARATQIAAEVGKVFAFLLGLVGLFGGNWLTVGLAFFIYIAASSEAQQTTMRAAFEGVAVDDIMTPREELHTVEPRTSVAELMERMFRERHTGYPVLKDANLVGMVTLEDAQGVREVERDAYTVEDVMETDIASVTPGADALTALETMQQRGVGRLAVVDADGELVGLISRTDLMTAFNIIQRGGRESLGIGRETGPLPDVGGQGL, encoded by the coding sequence ATGCGAGGAATCCGTGTCGGGCGGGTCGCCGGTATCCCGATCCAGCTGAACTGGACGTTCCTCCTGATCCTCCCGCTGTTCGCGTATCTCATCGGGAGTCAGGTGGGGGAGTTCTCCGGCATCGTCGCCGACACGTTCGGCGTCGCCATCCCGGCGGAGGCGCTCACCGCCGGCGCGCTCCCGTGGGTGCTCGGCACCGCCGCCGCCGTCGGGCTGTTCGTCTCCGTTCTCCTCCACGAGTTCGGCCACTCGTTGACCGCGATGCACTACGGCTACGAGATCAAGGCCATCACGCTGTGGCTGTTCGGCGGCGTCGCCCAGTTCGAGGAGATGCCCGAGGACTGGAAACAGGAGTTCACCATCTCGATCATGGGTCCGGTGGTGTCGGTCGTGCTGGGACTCGCCGCCTACGCCGCGCTCGTCGGCGTCGCGCTCCCCCCGACGGTCGCGTTCGTCGTCGGCTACCTCGCGCTGATGAACCTCGTGCTCGCCGCGTTCAACATGCTCCCCGGCTTCCCGATGGACGGCGGTCGCGTGCTGCGCGCCCTCCTCGCTCGGAACCGTCCGCACGCGCGGGCGACCCAGATCGCCGCAGAGGTCGGGAAGGTGTTCGCGTTCCTGCTGGGGCTGGTCGGGCTGTTCGGCGGCAACTGGCTCACCGTCGGGCTCGCCTTCTTCATCTACATCGCCGCCTCCAGCGAGGCCCAGCAGACGACGATGCGCGCCGCCTTCGAGGGCGTCGCCGTCGACGACATCATGACGCCGCGCGAGGAGCTCCACACCGTCGAGCCCCGGACGAGCGTCGCCGAACTGATGGAGCGCATGTTCCGCGAGCGCCACACCGGCTACCCGGTTCTGAAGGACGCGAACCTCGTCGGGATGGTCACCCTGGAGGACGCCCAGGGTGTTCGCGAGGTGGAGCGCGACGCCTACACCGTCGAGGACGTGATGGAGACCGACATCGCCAGCGTCACCCCTGGGGCCGACGCCCTGACCGCACTGGAGACCATGCAACAGCGCGGCGTCGGCCGCCTCGCGGTCGTCGACGCCGACGGCGAGCTCGTGGGGCTCATCTCGCGGACCGACCTCATGACCGCGTTCAACATCATCCAGCGGGGGGGCCGGGAGTCGCTCGGCATCGGCCGAGAGACGGGACCGCTTCCGGATGTCGGAGGACAGGGGCTCTGA
- a CDS encoding HalOD1 output domain-containing protein: protein MGDSDTGGSGRGDGPSRCDRGASGRVVESIAAAEGTDPADIDARLYDVVDPEAIDRIVDHGSPDLTVAFRFNGYRVTVGGDGTVTVSDGDG from the coding sequence ATGGGCGACAGCGACACCGGGGGGAGCGGGCGCGGCGACGGGCCGTCGCGGTGCGATCGGGGGGCGAGCGGTCGCGTCGTCGAGTCGATCGCCGCCGCGGAGGGGACGGACCCGGCCGATATCGACGCACGGCTCTACGACGTCGTCGACCCCGAGGCGATCGATCGGATCGTCGATCACGGCTCGCCGGACCTGACCGTGGCGTTCCGCTTCAACGGCTACCGCGTGACCGTCGGCGGCGACGGCACGGTGACGGTGTCGGACGGGGACGGGTAG
- a CDS encoding DEAD/DEAH box helicase has protein sequence MSEQLPQVETLFLHERSDDDEFTVVVERDGSRVLHGVLELKEADAGPRPRRFRVKRKGGEEPRQPDQFVELARNARRIRISEQTEARARDRLVEMLDAYQLDAKQVRTCRYCANAGRYSPVTADTAVKADRDWICPDCAKRELERELSYKGQFTGNAQERLEDLLFEVQDLERITNLLQGNLDPDLTKFDTISATTDEIDPVTTDSLSLHPALQERVEGRFDELLPVQSLSVENGLFDGDDQLVVSATATGKTLIGELAGVNNALNGKGKMLFLVPLVALANQKHEDFEDRYGDVLDVTIRVGASRINDDGNRFDPNADVIVGTYEGIDHALRTGKDMGDIGTVVIDEVHTLKEEGRGHRLDGMISRLKHYSEHRGSSAQWVYLSATVGNPEFLGKRLGARLIEFEERPVPIERHVTFASEREKVDIEKKLVKREFDTKSSKGYRGQTIIFTNSRRRCHEISRKLEYDSAPYHAGLDYKRRKTVERKFGDQELAAVVTTAALAAGVDFPASQVIFDTLAMGIEWLSVQEFEQMLGRAGRPDYHDEGKVYVLVEPDASYHSSMEGTEDETAFKLLKGEMEDVTTVYDTGSAAEETLANVVVAGKRAKRLNDRMIGEVPTTHAIGKLLEWEFIDGFDPTPLGRAVAEHFLAPDDAFRILDGIRKDHHPYGIIADMELAEEEL, from the coding sequence GTGTCCGAGCAACTCCCGCAGGTCGAGACCCTGTTCCTCCATGAACGCAGCGACGACGACGAGTTCACCGTCGTCGTCGAGCGCGACGGCTCCCGGGTCCTCCACGGCGTCCTCGAACTCAAGGAGGCCGACGCCGGCCCGCGGCCGCGTCGCTTCCGCGTCAAGCGCAAGGGCGGCGAGGAGCCGCGCCAGCCCGACCAGTTCGTCGAGCTCGCGCGCAACGCACGACGCATCCGCATCTCCGAGCAGACCGAAGCACGCGCCCGCGACCGGCTCGTCGAGATGCTCGACGCCTACCAGCTCGACGCCAAGCAGGTGCGAACCTGTCGCTACTGCGCCAACGCGGGGCGCTACTCGCCGGTCACCGCCGACACCGCGGTGAAGGCCGACCGCGACTGGATCTGCCCTGACTGCGCGAAGCGCGAGCTCGAACGCGAGCTCTCCTACAAGGGGCAGTTCACCGGCAACGCCCAGGAGCGTCTGGAGGACCTCCTGTTCGAGGTGCAGGATCTGGAACGCATCACGAACCTCCTGCAGGGGAACCTCGACCCCGACCTCACGAAGTTCGACACCATCTCCGCGACGACCGACGAGATCGACCCCGTCACCACCGACTCCCTCTCGTTGCACCCCGCGCTGCAGGAGCGCGTCGAGGGCCGGTTCGACGAGCTGCTGCCGGTGCAGAGCCTCTCGGTCGAGAACGGGCTGTTCGACGGCGACGACCAGCTCGTCGTGAGCGCGACGGCGACGGGGAAGACGCTCATCGGGGAGCTGGCGGGCGTGAACAACGCGCTCAACGGGAAGGGGAAGATGCTGTTTCTCGTCCCGCTGGTCGCGCTCGCCAACCAGAAACACGAGGACTTCGAGGACCGCTACGGCGACGTGCTCGACGTGACGATCCGCGTCGGCGCCTCCCGGATCAACGACGACGGCAACCGTTTCGACCCGAACGCGGACGTGATCGTCGGCACCTACGAGGGGATCGACCACGCGCTCCGGACGGGCAAGGACATGGGCGACATCGGTACGGTCGTCATCGACGAGGTCCACACCCTGAAGGAGGAGGGACGCGGCCACCGCCTCGACGGGATGATCTCCCGGCTCAAGCACTACTCCGAGCACCGCGGCTCCTCGGCGCAGTGGGTGTACCTCTCGGCGACCGTCGGCAACCCCGAGTTCCTCGGAAAGCGCCTCGGCGCGAGGCTCATCGAGTTCGAGGAACGTCCGGTTCCCATCGAGCGCCACGTCACCTTCGCGAGCGAACGCGAGAAGGTCGACATCGAGAAGAAGCTCGTCAAACGCGAGTTCGACACGAAGTCCTCGAAGGGGTACCGCGGCCAGACGATCATCTTCACCAACTCCCGCAGACGCTGTCACGAGATCTCCCGGAAGCTGGAGTACGACTCCGCGCCGTATCACGCCGGGCTCGACTACAAGCGCCGCAAGACCGTCGAGCGCAAGTTCGGCGATCAGGAGCTTGCGGCCGTCGTCACCACCGCCGCGCTCGCGGCCGGCGTCGACTTCCCCGCCTCGCAGGTGATCTTCGACACCCTCGCGATGGGGATCGAGTGGCTCTCCGTCCAGGAGTTCGAGCAGATGCTCGGCCGCGCGGGCCGGCCCGATTACCACGACGAGGGGAAGGTGTACGTGCTCGTCGAACCCGACGCGAGCTACCACTCCTCGATGGAGGGCACGGAGGACGAGACCGCGTTCAAGCTCCTGAAGGGTGAGATGGAGGACGTGACGACGGTGTACGACACCGGCTCCGCCGCCGAGGAGACGCTCGCGAACGTCGTCGTCGCGGGCAAGCGCGCCAAGCGGCTCAACGACCGCATGATCGGCGAGGTGCCGACGACCCACGCGATCGGCAAGCTGCTGGAGTGGGAGTTCATCGACGGCTTCGACCCGACGCCGCTGGGTCGCGCCGTCGCCGAGCACTTCCTCGCGCCCGACGACGCGTTCCGAATCCTCGACGGGATCCGGAAGGACCACCACCCGTACGGGATCATCGCGGACATGGAGCTGGCGGAGGAGGAACTGTAG